In Bos indicus x Bos taurus breed Angus x Brahman F1 hybrid chromosome 1, Bos_hybrid_MaternalHap_v2.0, whole genome shotgun sequence, a single window of DNA contains:
- the LOC113898431 gene encoding keratin-associated protein 6-2-like, whose translation MCCNYYGNSCGYGCGKSYSCGFSPYYGCGYGSRYGCGYGCGYGCGYGTGYGCGFSPYYGCGYGTRYGCGYGSGYGSYWPVCYRRCYSCC comes from the coding sequence ATGTGTTGTAACTACTACGGCAACTCCTGTGGCTATGGCTGTGGAAAGAGCTATAGCTGTGGGTTCAGCCCCTATTATGGCTGTGGATATGGAAGTAGATATGGCTGTGGATACGGCTGTGGATATGGCTGTGGATATGGGACAGGATATGGCTGTGGATTTAGCCCCTATTATGGCTGTGGTTATGGAACCAGATATGGCTGTGGATATGGCTCTGGCTATGGCAGCTACTGGCCAGTTTGCTACAGGAGATGTTATTCTTGCTGCTAG
- the LOC113897426 gene encoding keratin-associated protein 21-1-like encodes MCCNYCGNSCGYGCGNSYSCGLSPYYGCGYGTRYGCGYGTGCGYGSGYGCGLSPYYGCGYSSRYGCGCGTRYGCGYGSCCGCEYGSGYHSYGPVCYRRCYSSCC; translated from the coding sequence ATGTGTTGTAACTACTGTGGCAACTCCTGTGGCTATGGCTGTGGAAACAGCTACAGCTGTGGATTGAGCCCCTATTATGGCTGTGGTTATGGAACCAGATATGGCTGTGGATATGGGACTGGCTGTGGATATGGTTCAGGATATGGCTGTGGATTGAGCCCCTATTATGGCTGTGGATACAGCTCCCGTTATGGCTGTGGTTGTGGAACCAGATATGGCTGTGGATACGGCTCCTGCTGTGGCTGTGAATATGGCTCTGGCTACCACAGTTACGGGCCAGTCTGCTACAGGAGATGTTATTCTTCTTGCTGCTAG
- the LOC113898437 gene encoding keratin-associated protein 21-1-like — protein MCCNYYGNSCGYGCGKSYSCGFSPYYGCGYGSRYGCGYGSGYGCGYGTGYGCGFGPYYGCGYGTRYGCGYGSGYGSYWPVCYRRCYSSCF, from the coding sequence ATGTGTTGTAACTACTACGGCAACTCCTGTGGCTATGGCTGTGGAAAGAGCTACAGCTGTGGGTTCAGCCCCTATTATGGCTGTGGTTATGGAAGTAGATACGGCTGTGGATATGGCTCAGGATACGGCTGTGGATATGGGACAGGATATGGCTGTGGATTTGGCCCCTATTATGGCTGTGGCTACGGAACCAGATATGGCTGTGGATATGGCTCTGGCTATGGCAGCTACTGGCCAGTTTGCTACAGGAGATGTTATTCTTCTTGCTTCTAG